In a genomic window of Blastopirellula marina:
- a CDS encoding exo-alpha-sialidase, producing the protein MSFSRTITTMLLLILATPVFAQDEWKLKELSYNNPGLKVDLGVGLWAWPLPMDYDGDGDMDLLVSCPDKPSNGVFYFENTSQDPSQKMPVFKPAVKLGKTSHNVQVSYVDGKPRILHECWEYPRDAKSGKFDFDHGKRIYPKNNIHENRVRANMWRYVDYDGDGDQDIVVGVGDWTDYAWDAAFDNFGRWQNGRLHGYVYLIRNEGTASEAKYSDSPEKIEAAGGEIDVYGWPSPNFADFDNDGDLDLLCGEFLDGFTYFQNIGTREEPVYAAGRKLNNANGKPLVMDLQMITPTAFDWDSDGDLDLIVGDEDGRVALVENTGELRDDQPVFLAPKYFQQEADTLKFGALATPYAYDWDEDGDEDILCGNTAGYIGFFENLGPAENGLPKWNAPKLLTASPGTAHTPEVEFRILAGPSGSIQGPAEAKWGYTTLCVADWDGDADPDIIYNSILAKVGLLRNDDGKLVDVPLPTGLSEAPPKWYWWQTKSESSITQWRTTPVVKDFNGDGKLDLVMLDQEGYLTLRPSAGAAERIFIDENNQPLQLNIKSCGGSGRVKLDVVDWDSDGRLDLLVNSENATWYRNCEDRDGKVVLKRIGNLAKRNVAGHTSSPAACDFDKDGKPDLLVGAENGRLYYAPHDDCLAFAADQIAAVKPQESSKPKFPGFVSEEFIYTKASFPECHASTICQTNRGLVASWFGGTKEGRDDVCIWVSYHDGSRWSGPMKVADGVQHNGLRYPCWNPVLYQSPGDGPLLLFFKVGPKPHSWWGEMMVSYDGGKTFRERKRLPEGIDGPVRCKPILLKDGKTLLCGSSTEYDGWTIHFEKTVLTDGQPSGVWQRIGPINTKDEFNAIQPTILQHQDGRLQVLCRTKESVIVSSFSEDEGDTWSKLKPIDMPNPNSGIEVVTLADGRQLMIYNHLGSGKTGWGRRGLLNLAISDDGINWRKVAVLEQEEGAEFSYPAIIQTDDGMVHMTYTWKRQLIKHVVIDPTKIEPGDELTKANWD; encoded by the coding sequence ATGTCTTTTAGTCGAACCATCACCACGATGTTGCTGTTGATATTAGCAACGCCTGTTTTCGCTCAAGATGAGTGGAAGCTGAAAGAGCTTTCCTACAACAATCCAGGCCTCAAAGTCGACCTTGGCGTAGGGCTTTGGGCATGGCCGTTGCCGATGGACTATGACGGGGACGGCGATATGGACCTGTTGGTCTCCTGCCCTGATAAGCCATCCAATGGCGTCTTCTACTTCGAGAATACATCCCAAGACCCTTCACAAAAGATGCCGGTATTTAAGCCCGCAGTGAAGCTTGGCAAGACGTCGCACAATGTTCAGGTTAGCTATGTCGACGGCAAGCCACGTATTCTTCACGAATGCTGGGAATATCCACGCGATGCGAAAAGTGGCAAGTTCGACTTCGATCATGGCAAACGGATCTATCCGAAAAACAATATCCATGAGAACCGAGTTCGCGCGAATATGTGGCGTTATGTCGATTACGATGGTGACGGTGATCAGGATATCGTCGTCGGTGTCGGCGACTGGACCGACTACGCCTGGGATGCTGCCTTCGATAACTTTGGCCGGTGGCAAAATGGACGGCTTCATGGCTACGTTTATCTTATACGCAATGAAGGCACTGCTAGCGAAGCGAAGTATTCTGATTCACCGGAGAAGATCGAAGCGGCTGGTGGTGAAATCGACGTCTACGGATGGCCTTCCCCCAACTTCGCTGATTTCGACAACGATGGCGATCTCGACCTTTTATGCGGCGAATTCCTCGACGGATTCACTTATTTCCAAAATATTGGCACGCGGGAAGAGCCGGTGTACGCTGCTGGCCGCAAGCTGAACAATGCGAACGGCAAGCCACTGGTAATGGATCTTCAAATGATCACGCCAACGGCGTTCGATTGGGACAGTGATGGTGATTTAGATCTGATCGTTGGCGATGAGGATGGTCGCGTCGCCCTCGTAGAAAACACCGGTGAACTTCGCGACGACCAACCCGTATTCCTCGCCCCAAAGTACTTTCAACAAGAGGCCGATACACTTAAGTTTGGTGCTCTCGCGACGCCTTATGCCTACGACTGGGATGAAGATGGCGACGAAGACATTCTCTGTGGTAACACAGCTGGTTACATTGGCTTCTTCGAGAATCTCGGTCCTGCTGAAAATGGCCTGCCGAAATGGAACGCCCCGAAGTTGTTAACGGCATCGCCAGGAACGGCTCATACGCCAGAAGTGGAGTTCCGCATCTTGGCTGGTCCTAGCGGGTCAATTCAAGGTCCGGCTGAAGCGAAGTGGGGCTATACCACCTTGTGCGTTGCGGATTGGGATGGAGATGCCGATCCAGACATCATCTACAACTCGATCCTCGCGAAGGTTGGACTTCTGCGAAATGACGATGGCAAACTGGTCGATGTTCCCCTGCCGACTGGTCTGAGCGAAGCTCCACCAAAGTGGTACTGGTGGCAAACCAAATCGGAATCCTCGATTACGCAGTGGCGTACAACGCCGGTTGTAAAGGACTTCAATGGCGACGGAAAGCTCGATTTGGTGATGCTCGATCAAGAAGGATACCTGACCTTGCGACCTTCCGCTGGTGCAGCAGAACGAATCTTTATTGACGAAAATAACCAACCACTCCAGTTGAACATCAAATCTTGTGGCGGTTCAGGCCGCGTGAAGTTGGATGTCGTTGACTGGGACAGCGATGGCCGACTTGACCTGCTTGTGAATTCCGAGAACGCAACTTGGTACCGCAACTGTGAAGATCGCGATGGCAAGGTTGTGCTGAAACGGATTGGTAACCTGGCCAAGCGAAACGTCGCTGGGCATACTTCGAGTCCAGCCGCTTGCGACTTTGATAAGGACGGAAAACCAGATCTGCTGGTCGGTGCCGAGAATGGCCGACTCTACTATGCCCCTCATGACGACTGCCTGGCATTCGCAGCGGATCAAATCGCTGCGGTTAAACCCCAAGAATCTAGCAAGCCGAAGTTCCCTGGATTTGTTAGTGAAGAATTCATTTACACTAAGGCCAGTTTTCCCGAGTGCCACGCTTCGACCATCTGCCAAACGAACCGCGGCTTAGTCGCATCATGGTTTGGCGGGACGAAAGAAGGACGCGACGACGTTTGCATCTGGGTAAGCTACCACGACGGAAGCCGCTGGTCAGGCCCGATGAAGGTCGCCGACGGTGTTCAGCATAACGGACTTCGCTATCCTTGCTGGAATCCAGTGCTCTATCAATCTCCGGGCGATGGCCCTTTGCTCTTGTTCTTCAAGGTAGGGCCAAAACCGCATTCGTGGTGGGGCGAAATGATGGTCAGCTATGACGGCGGTAAGACCTTCCGCGAGCGAAAACGTCTTCCAGAAGGAATTGATGGTCCCGTTCGCTGCAAACCGATCCTGCTGAAGGATGGCAAGACACTGCTCTGCGGATCTTCGACCGAGTACGACGGCTGGACCATTCACTTCGAGAAGACCGTTCTAACCGATGGCCAACCTAGTGGTGTCTGGCAGCGAATCGGTCCCATCAACACCAAAGATGAGTTTAACGCGATCCAGCCCACCATTCTTCAACATCAGGATGGTCGTCTGCAGGTTCTTTGCCGCACCAAGGAGAGTGTGATCGTCAGCAGCTTCTCCGAGGACGAAGGAGACACTTGGTCGAAACTCAAGCCAATCGATATGCCGAATCCTAATTCAGGAATCGAAGTCGTCACGCTGGCCGATGGTCGCCAGCTGATGATCTATAACCATCTTGGAAGTGGCAAGACAGGCTGGGGACGTCGCGGGCTATTGAACCTGGCAATCTCTGACGACGGTATTAACTGGCGAAAGGTTGCTGTATTGGAACAGGAAGAAGGCGCCGAGTTCAGCTACCCGGCAATTATCCAAACTGATGACGGCATGGTGCACATGACCTACACGTGGAAACGTCAATTGATCAAACATGTCGTCATCGATCCGACCAAAATCGAACCTGGCGACGAGTTGACCAAGGCGAACTGGGATTAG
- a CDS encoding sulfatase translates to MTRLFTILTTMLLLGIGLDNECVSAAPPNIVFILADDLAWSDLGCYGHEYHETPNLDKLSEQGLRFNNAYASAPICSASRASLLTGKTPARLGFEFVTKDSAIHQKLDAEVPLLTPRYTLNLPLEEITIAERLRQVGYQTAFFGKWHLNQHYQRYLGWSPTHGPKAQGFEVAVEDFGSHPYAWGKKPPSEIDQPGKFVDDTMVGRVTEFIKQKHARPYFVMASHFYVHTPVRTPYRWLLDKYDAKIPPDSPARERRLRYAAFVETLDHLVGQIVTAVNESDDPQDTLILFTSDNGGHPEYTANGPLRGSKWNLYEGGVRVPMIVRWPDQIAKGTTTELPWVGYDLHPSLAKLAGVTAEGLDGMCLISTLSEKTLLPERSLYWHFPYYHPEKGFAKAPEGIGVNDFVTSRTRPQSAIRRGQYKLIHFYEDNHNELYDLAKDLSEQTNLIDSHPKLAAELSADLRNYLVEVDARLPQDKLSHTTD, encoded by the coding sequence ATGACAAGACTATTCACCATTCTCACTACGATGTTGCTACTCGGCATTGGACTCGACAATGAATGTGTATCCGCTGCACCGCCGAACATCGTGTTCATTCTTGCAGATGACTTAGCTTGGTCCGATCTAGGCTGCTATGGTCACGAGTACCACGAAACTCCCAATCTCGACAAACTCAGTGAACAAGGACTCCGCTTCAACAACGCCTACGCATCGGCGCCAATATGTTCAGCCTCTCGTGCAAGCTTACTGACCGGTAAGACGCCGGCCCGTTTAGGTTTTGAGTTCGTTACGAAAGACTCAGCCATCCATCAGAAGCTGGATGCGGAGGTCCCGCTGTTAACGCCTCGATACACATTAAACCTACCATTAGAAGAGATCACGATCGCCGAACGACTCCGCCAGGTAGGCTACCAGACGGCGTTCTTCGGCAAATGGCATTTGAATCAGCATTACCAGCGCTACCTTGGTTGGAGTCCTACACACGGACCGAAAGCGCAGGGATTCGAGGTCGCGGTTGAAGATTTTGGCAGCCATCCTTACGCCTGGGGCAAGAAGCCCCCCTCAGAAATCGATCAACCCGGCAAATTCGTCGACGACACGATGGTAGGTCGCGTCACAGAGTTCATTAAGCAGAAACATGCGCGTCCTTACTTCGTAATGGCCTCGCACTTTTACGTTCATACACCCGTCAGAACACCTTATCGTTGGCTTCTTGATAAGTACGACGCCAAGATTCCGCCTGACTCACCTGCAAGAGAACGTCGCTTACGTTACGCCGCTTTCGTAGAGACGCTTGATCACTTGGTTGGCCAGATCGTGACAGCCGTCAACGAATCTGACGATCCGCAAGACACGCTAATCCTTTTTACGTCCGACAACGGTGGGCATCCAGAGTATACCGCCAACGGCCCGCTTCGCGGGTCGAAGTGGAATCTTTACGAAGGTGGCGTACGCGTACCGATGATCGTTCGTTGGCCAGATCAGATTGCAAAAGGAACGACAACGGAACTTCCCTGGGTTGGATACGATCTCCATCCATCGCTAGCCAAGTTGGCCGGAGTCACCGCCGAAGGACTCGACGGAATGTGCCTGATTTCTACCCTGAGCGAAAAGACGCTACTGCCCGAACGTTCTTTGTACTGGCACTTTCCGTATTACCACCCAGAGAAAGGTTTTGCGAAAGCTCCCGAAGGGATCGGTGTAAACGACTTCGTTACCAGTCGGACGCGGCCGCAATCTGCGATTCGTCGTGGCCAATACAAGTTGATCCACTTCTACGAAGACAATCACAACGAGTTGTATGACCTAGCGAAAGACCTTTCTGAACAAACTAATCTCATTGATAGTCATCCCAAACTCGCCGCAGAACTGTCTGCTGATCTGCGTAACTATCTTGTCGAAGTCGATGCTCGCCTTCCTCAGGACAAATTATCACACACCACGGACTGA